The Rattus rattus isolate New Zealand chromosome X, Rrattus_CSIRO_v1, whole genome shotgun sequence genome has a window encoding:
- the LOC116887892 gene encoding collagen alpha-1(III) chain-like yields MRREAYRLLGQWCTSVGQELEVWAVGSVGWQPLARIDVPVHFAVEDSASSGSYTYRVSIERRTGREAYGLLGKGGHRAADGREAHRLLGRVGIEALTGRGSPAPGAVGIEAADGAEAYWLLGKGGHRAADGARGLPAPGAGWASSGGRGARPTGSWGGVGIERRTGREAYGLLGKGGHRAADGARGLPAPGAGWASSGGRGARPTGSWGRVGIERQTGREAYRLLGRGIGADGREGSPAPGEGVGIEGGRARAYGLQGRDERGRAPRPTRAPGEGGHRAADGREAHRPGAGGHRSGRTGAEAHGLLGRWHRSGRTARGSPLLGKGWASRADGARGLPALGKVNIEAADGREAWAPGEGGHRAADGARGLTAQGRVGIMDGRPGPLPWGGWDRYDGRRGSRAPGEKVNIERADGAEGPPVPGKGESIERADGREAHGSWGRWQRAGGFERGPRANPGAGASTRTGVRPTAPGGGWASKRADGAPGPRAPGAGGMWPPGPGARPTALGRVWASRRADGREGPTGLLGEVGIEPADRGGASSADGPRPTGLGRWASSGGRGAEAYGSRGGVGIEGGRGVEALPPGEGVGIERGRALRLRARGGGIERRTGAEATGSWGGWASKRADGARGHGPGAVGIEARTLRAAPGSRGGVGIERRTGARPTGSGEGVASSVADGREGHCPGAGGYRSGRTGARLTGSWGGGIERADGREATGPGAGGHQADLGTGPRAPGEGWASSWRIGREATAQGRVGSSWIWREAYLALGAQWTRAGQRGLPRLGHIQWALSCGWGVRPTGS; encoded by the exons ATGAGGCGCGAGGCCTACCGGCTCTTGGGGCAGTGGTGTACTTCCGTGGG TCAGGAGCTTGAAGTTTGGGCCGTTGGCTCAGTCGGCTGGCAGCCGTTGGCCCGCATAGACGTTCCTGTTCACTTCGCTGTGGAGGACTCAGCGAGCAGCGGCAGTTATACCTACAG GGTGAGCATCGAGCGGCGGACGGGGCGCGAGGCCTACGGGCTCCTGGGGAAGGGTGGGCATCGAGCGGCGGACGGGCGCGAGGCTCACCGGCTCCTGGGGCGGGTGGGCATCGAAGCGTTGACGGGGCGAGGCTCACCGGCTCCAGGGGCGGTGGGTATCGAAGCGGCGGACGGGGCGGAGGCCTACTGGCTCCTGGGGAAGGGTGGGCATCGAGCGGCGGACGGGGCGCGAGGCCTACCGGCTCCTGGGGCGGGGTGGGCATCGAGCGGCGGACGGGGCGCGAGGCCTACGGGCTCCTGGGGCGGGGTGGGCATCGAGCGGCGGACGGGGCGCGAGGCCTACGGGCTCCTGGGGAAGGGTGGGCATCGAGCGGCGGACGGGGCGCGAGGCCTACCGGCTCCAGGGGCGGGGTGGGCATCGAGCGGCGGACGGGGCGCGAGGCCTACGGGCTCCTGGGGAAGGGTGGGCATCGAGCGGCAGACGGGGCGCGAGGCCTACCGGCTCCTGGGGCGGGGCATCGGCGCGGACGGGCGCGAGGGCTCACCGGCTcctggggaaggggtgggcaTCGAAGGCGGACGGGCGCGAGCCTACGGGCTCCAGGGGCGGGACGAGCGCGGACGGGCGCCGAGGCCTACACGGGCTCCTGGGGAAGGGGGGCATCGAGCGGCAGACGGGCGCGAGGCCCACCGCCCTGGGGCGGGTGGGCATCGAAGCGGGCGGACGGGCGCCGAGGCTCACGGGCTCCTGGGGCGGTGGCATCGAAGCGGGCGGACGGCGCGGGGCTCACCGCTcctggggaaggggtgggcaTCGAGGGCGGACGGGGCGCGAGGTCTACCAGCCCTGGGGAAGGTGAACATCGAAGCGGCGGACGGGCGCGAGGCCTGGGCTCCTGGGGAAGGTGGGCATCGAGCGGCGGACGGGGCGCGAGGGCTCACCGCCCAGGGGCGGGTGGGCATCATGGACGGGCGGCCGGGCCCACTGCCCTGGGGCGGGTGGGATCGCTATGACGGGCGCCGAGGCTCACGGGCTCCTGGGGAAAAGGTGAACATCGAGCGGGCGGACGGGGCGGAGGGCCCACCGGTCCCTGGGAAGGGTGAGAGCATCGAGCGGGCGGACGGGCGCGAGGCTCACGGCTCCTGGGGAAGGTGGCAACGAGCGGGCGGATTTGAGCGAGGCCCACGGGCAAATCCAGGGGCGGGGGCATCGACGCGGACGGGCGTGAGGCCCACCGCTCCTGGGGGCGGGTGGGCATCGAAGCGGGCGGACGGGGCGCCAGGCCCACGGGCTCCAGGGGCGGGGGGCATGTGGCCGCCCGGACCCGGGGCGAGGCCTACCGCCCTGGGGCGGGTGTGGGCATCGAGGCGGGCGGACGGGCGCGAGGGGCCTACCGGCCTCCTGGGCGAGGTGGGCATCGAGCCGGCGGATCGG GGTGGAGCATCGAGCGCGGACGGGCCGAGGCCTACGGGCCTGGGGCGGTGGGCATCGAGCGGCGGACGGGGCGCCGAGGCCTACGGCTCCAGGGGCGGGGTGGGCATCGAGGGCGGACGGGGCGTGGAGGCCCTACCGCCCGGGGAAGGGGTGGGCATCGAGCGCGGACGGGCGCTGAGGCTACGGGCCAGGGGCGGTGGTATCGAGCGGCGGACGGGCGCTGAGGCCACGGGCTCCTGGGGCGGGTGGGCATCGAAGCGGGCGGACGGGGCGCGAGGCCACGGGCCTGGGGCGGTGGGCATCGAAGCGCGGACGCTGAGGGCCGCACCCGGCTCCAGGGGCGGGGTGGGCATTGAGCGGCGGACGGGCGCGAGGCCTACGGGTTCTGGGGAAGGGGTGGCATCGAGCGTAGCGGACGGGCGCGAGGGCCACTGCCCTGGGGCGGGTGGGTATCGAAGCGGGCGGACGGGCGCGAGGCTCACCGGCTCCTGGGGCGGGGGCATCGAGCGGGCGGACGGGCGCGAGGCCACGGGCCCTGGGGCGGGTGGGCATCAGGCGGATTTGGGCACAGGCCCACGGGCTCCTGGGGAAGGGTGGGCATCGAGCTGGCGGATCGGGCGCGAGGCCACTGCCCAGGGGCGGGTGGGATCGAGCTGGATTTGGCGCGAGGCCTACTTAGCTCTTGGAGCACAGTGGACACGAGCTGGACAGCGAGGCCTACCCCGCCTGGGGCACATACAGTGGGCATTGAGCTGTGGATGGGGAGTGAGGCCTACTGGCTCTTAG
- the LOC116887893 gene encoding transcription factor SPT20 homolog, giving the protein MEQHLAEALEQTDDIIETVQQEPPPARPVPSGEKSLHEKLYDIYVEECEKEAEVEGLRSNVNLLEKLLRREALPCLVVNLYPENQGYSLMLKDKEGVLIEPFPVPYLGQKLLEYLDAEELPSFLIDVLEKSPVNVFHHGCVIAEIRDYRQCTDVSSASSTPAYQTRHILLRPTMQSLVSDVESITSDNRQWTEEEKLELESQLILATAEPLCLDPSVAVACTANRLLFNQQKMMTDSMRQCFTSHEWPYLELEEEQYICTTPPDASTMVACRKQAETKQGDQYDLKIAEAEKCVDTWKQRPCELEASREVDVNKYARGKQMAPCDDAESTAWPLPEVNDYPFVCEEGSQPWEPKPSTSTAQSLSDPFFSPEASTRLCHFAPRVTSTAAAAMAAATATTAAAMAAATATTAAAVATDTATTAAAVATDTATTAAAVATDTATTAAAVATATATTAAAVVAAAAATAGCHTEIEDSRGLQSCAREPMAALSDEHPSPRKVCPAASALADPSSPPDPTTGLEKAIWAGSLWLSL; this is encoded by the exons ATGGAACAGCATCTAGCTGAGGCTTTGGAGCAGACAGATGATATTATTGAGACTGTCCAGCAGGAGCCTCCTCCAGCCAGACCCGTGCCTAGTGGGGAAAAATCTCTTCATGAAAAACTGTATGACATTTATGTTGAGGAATGTgaaaaagaggcagaggtagagggcCTTAGAAGCAATGTCAACTTGCTAGAGAAGCTTCTGAGGAGAGAGGCGTTGCCATGTTTAGTGGTCAATCTGTACCCAGAAAATCAGGGCTATTCTCTCATGCTGAAGGACAAAGAGGGAGTTCTTATTGAGCCCTTTCCAGTGCCTTATTTAGGACAGAAACTACTTGAATACTTGGATGCTGAAGAGTTACCTTCTTTTCTGATTGATGTCCTGGAAAAGTCTCCTGTGAATGTTTTTCACCATGGGTGTGTCATAGCAGAAATCAGAGACTACAGGCAATGCA CTGATGTGTCCTCTGCTTCCTCGACTCCTGCTTACCAAACTCGACACATTCTCTTACGTCCCACGATGCAGAGTCTAGTAAGCGATGTAGAGTCCATTACAAGTGATAACCGTCAGTGGACTGAGGAAGAAAAACTTGAGCTTGAGAGTCAACTGATTTTAGCTACAGCAGAGCCACTGTGTCTGGATCCCTCTGTTGCTGTTGCCTGCACAGCCAACAGACTGCTGTTTAATCAGCAGAAGATGATGACAGACTCTATGAGACAATGCTTTACGAGTCACGAGTGGCCCTATCTAGAACTGGAGGAAGAACAATATATATGTACAACTCCTCCTGATGCTTCAACAATGGTTGCTTGCAGaaaacaagcagaaacaaaacaaggtgACCAATATGATCTGAAGATTGCTGAAGCAGAAAAGTGTGTAGACACGTGGAAGCAGAGACCCTGTGAACTGGAGGCCTCCAGAGAAGTGGATGTGAATAAATATGCTAGAGGGAAGCAAATGGCGCCCTGTGATGATGCAGAATCAACAGCCTGGCCACTTCCTGAGGTAAATGATTATCCATTTGTGTGTGAAGAGGGCAGTCAGCCGTGGGAACCTAAGCCTAGTACAAGTACAGCACAGTCCCTTAGTGACCCATTTTTCTCTCCTGAA GCTTCCACCAGGCTCTGTCATTTTGCACCCAGAGTTACAAGCACAGCGGCAGCAGCCATGGCCGCAGCTACAGCAACCACAGCAGCAGCCATGGCCGCAGCTACAGCAACCACAGCAGCAGCCGTGGCCACAGACACAGCAACCACAGCAGCAGCCGTGGCCACAGACACAGCAACCACAGCAGCAGCCGTGGCCACAGACACAGCAACCACAGCAGCAGCCGTGGCCACAGCCACAGCAACCACAGCAGCAGCCGTGGTTGCAGCAGCCGCGGCCACAGCA GGTTGTCACACTGAAATTGAGGACAGCCGAGGCCTGCAGTCCTGTGCAAGAGAGCCCATGGCAGCCTTGTCTGATGAGCATCCCAGC